A stretch of the Streptomyces sp. NBC_01571 genome encodes the following:
- a CDS encoding TetR/AcrR family transcriptional regulator has protein sequence MTQKQPAARIRRSPEQVRAAVHQAVIDLLSEPEGEDLTIPAIAQRSGVNHTSLYRRWGSLDALLADTVTTRLERDSPLNDTGSLRGDLTAWAEASARSMHTPEGRALVRAVILSMPSSTQDQTERSQHFLRRMHSIEQIRERATARGEDPPPLEQILDQLIAPFYIRAIFGIGLPATGYPQLLVDRLLGTADRRARA, from the coding sequence GTGACTCAGAAACAACCGGCCGCGCGCATCAGAAGAAGCCCCGAACAGGTCCGCGCAGCCGTCCACCAAGCGGTCATCGACCTCCTCTCGGAACCGGAGGGCGAGGACCTCACCATCCCCGCGATCGCACAGCGCTCCGGCGTCAACCACACCAGCCTCTACCGGCGCTGGGGCAGCCTCGACGCACTGCTGGCCGACACGGTCACCACCCGCCTCGAGCGCGACTCGCCACTGAACGACACCGGCAGCCTGCGCGGTGACCTCACCGCCTGGGCCGAAGCCAGCGCCCGGAGCATGCACACACCCGAAGGACGCGCCCTCGTACGCGCCGTCATCCTGTCCATGCCGAGCAGCACCCAGGACCAGACCGAGCGCTCCCAGCACTTCCTGCGCCGCATGCACTCCATCGAGCAGATCCGCGAACGGGCCACAGCCCGGGGCGAGGACCCGCCACCGCTGGAGCAGATCCTCGACCAGCTGATCGCGCCCTTCTACATCCGGGCGATCTTCGGCATCGGCCTACCGGCCACCGGCTACCCGCAACTCCTGGTCGACAGACTCCTTGGCACCGCCGACCGACGGGCCCGGGCCTGA
- a CDS encoding alpha/beta fold hydrolase — MDVIAQAMSAMIPGGVKRGELVRRGRVLRWVEAGTGGPTVVLDAASGTPALTWTPVLSALAEHTRVVAYDRAGLGASGPAMPVTIDSAVDDLSALLSHTGNGACVLVGHSWGGMLAQLVAWAHPKLIAGLVLVDPAHEDFQPWTIRAAEAVLTWPSVLRRALGSADRSLREQAAQEAGKRSGDPRVQGLLVEAEMACNAHEYQTRTSTAESRLLRTHVPAVRRLRACSQLPDVPVVVLSATRGLPKGLRTRWTSLQAQIAATTVRGEHVVVSDAAHYIHDSQPEAVTTSVLTVVDLARDGQASQ, encoded by the coding sequence ATGGACGTCATCGCGCAGGCAATGTCCGCCATGATCCCCGGTGGGGTGAAGCGCGGTGAACTGGTTCGCAGAGGGCGCGTGTTGCGCTGGGTCGAGGCGGGTACCGGTGGCCCGACAGTGGTCCTGGACGCGGCTAGTGGCACACCCGCGCTGACCTGGACGCCGGTTCTATCCGCGCTTGCCGAGCACACCCGTGTCGTCGCTTATGACCGAGCCGGGCTCGGCGCGAGTGGTCCCGCGATGCCGGTCACGATCGACTCTGCGGTCGACGACCTGAGCGCGCTCTTATCCCATACGGGAAACGGGGCATGCGTCCTGGTCGGCCACAGCTGGGGCGGCATGCTGGCCCAACTCGTCGCCTGGGCCCACCCGAAGCTGATTGCGGGGCTGGTCCTCGTGGACCCTGCGCACGAGGACTTCCAGCCCTGGACCATCCGCGCAGCTGAAGCAGTGCTTACCTGGCCGTCCGTCCTAAGGAGGGCCTTGGGGTCAGCTGATCGTTCTCTTCGCGAGCAGGCCGCGCAGGAAGCGGGCAAACGGAGCGGCGATCCGCGCGTCCAGGGCCTGCTCGTCGAGGCAGAGATGGCCTGCAACGCGCACGAGTATCAAACGCGCACCAGCACTGCGGAGAGCCGGCTGCTCCGCACCCATGTCCCGGCTGTCCGGCGGCTACGTGCCTGCTCGCAGCTGCCCGACGTGCCGGTGGTCGTCCTGAGTGCGACCCGGGGTTTACCGAAGGGCCTGCGGACTCGGTGGACCTCGTTGCAAGCCCAGATCGCCGCCACGACCGTTCGAGGCGAGCACGTCGTGGTGTCCGACGCAGCCCATTACATACACGACAGCCAGCCTGAGGCCGTCACGACATCGGTGCTCACCGTTGTCGATCTCGCACGAGACGGGCAAGCCTCGCAATGA
- a CDS encoding nucleotidyl transferase AbiEii/AbiGii toxin family protein, which translates to MNLSDLHRRLLADVLTIGTPYPLVITGGYAVQAHGLVQRLSQDLDVATENPAPMDEIIRTVSAGLTDRGWAVRQIETDPLSGRLIVSDPTTGEECEVDILKEAFWAPPADTKFGLALSLDDVIGTKVRALADRSAVRDLIDVHAAAQHRTTADLESLGRRHARTDFSLHELRDHLVGAEWWDDQDFYAYGITSEHLADLRAWALAWAADLDTRLHVADDPDEY; encoded by the coding sequence ATGAACCTGAGTGACCTGCACCGCCGGCTCCTGGCCGACGTACTCACCATTGGCACGCCGTACCCGCTTGTGATCACGGGCGGCTACGCCGTCCAGGCCCACGGTCTGGTCCAGCGCCTGAGTCAGGATCTCGATGTCGCCACCGAGAATCCCGCTCCCATGGACGAGATCATTCGAACAGTAAGCGCAGGCCTCACCGACCGCGGCTGGGCCGTGCGGCAGATCGAGACGGACCCGCTGTCAGGGCGCCTCATCGTCAGCGACCCCACCACCGGCGAGGAGTGCGAGGTCGACATCCTCAAAGAGGCGTTCTGGGCGCCGCCCGCCGACACCAAGTTCGGCTTGGCTCTCTCCCTCGACGACGTCATCGGAACCAAGGTCCGAGCCCTCGCCGACCGCAGCGCGGTCCGCGACCTCATCGACGTACACGCCGCTGCTCAGCACCGGACCACCGCCGACCTGGAATCACTCGGCCGCCGCCACGCCCGCACCGACTTCAGCCTCCACGAGCTGCGCGACCATCTCGTCGGCGCCGAATGGTGGGACGACCAGGATTTCTACGCCTACGGCATCACTTCCGAACACCTGGCCGACCTACGCGCGTGGGCCCTCGCCTGGGCGGCAGACCTTGACACCCGGCTGCACGTGGCGGACGACCCCGACGAGTACTGA